A window of Nicotiana sylvestris chromosome 8, ASM39365v2, whole genome shotgun sequence genomic DNA:
aatcaatacaacaattcaatttaatcttatggtactcacacaaccaacgatgaagctcaatttcttaaagacggggttttagccatacatacctcaataaagctttccttatttcttacaaaattccggaacttttagcacttcgatctattaggatgaagatttaggtgccctcacttgattatcttcaaagatttggcaaggtttcatggagtaatttgatgggaagtACTTCCCTCTATaggaccctctctctctctctctctctaaaagcatcacgaaatatgctcaaaatgatCACCGCGAAGAATTTTACGCatctctaacacatgatcctaattgCCACTACGAGCTTTTGGGTTTAGGGTGGAAATTTTTCACGGGGCCTCACATCCTCCCTCACtcaagatcattcgtcctcgaatgaggatcaaggttcgcTTATTAGCGATCTCTATGCAACCTACTACTTACATACTATTAGTCTCCAAATTTGGTCAACTCCCTGAATTTCCgaaaattttgccagagtttcctttgtatctagGACTTATCCACTTGTTAGAGCCCCAGAACATATCCTAACAACATAACCATATTTCATAAAtgtaacataacttgtacaatcATCAACAATGTCTGTATAGGCAATATTTTACCAAAAAAGGGacagttttacatagatcaagtctaaagataagagttcataggagttaaatgcataaaagctattacatgactattaaAAAAAATGTGGATGCTTCCTTTTCATTtcatcctcggcttcccaagtggcttcctcaacttgctggttccgccataatactttcacggatgcaatttccttatttctcaattttcgaacctgcctatcaagaatggcaactggaacttcttcatatgacagttctTCATTTACCTCCATAGTTTCAACaggcacaatagtggacggatctcccactaccttcctcagcatggacacatgaaagacCGGGTGTACTAATGACAtttcgggtggcagctcgagcttatatgccacctgaccaatcctttgaatgattctttatggtccgacatacctcggactcaattttcccttctttccaaatctcatgaTGTTCTTCATAGGGGAAACCTTcagaaatacccaatcatcttctttgaactctaaatctctgcgACGCACATCCGAATAGGatttttggcgactctgagcagttttcaatctctccttaataatcttgactttctccatgtcctgatgcacgaggtccagCCCTATCAATTCCGTTTCTCCAACctcaaaccacccaatgggagacctacatctcctaccatgcAGTGcttcgaatggtgccatctggatactagcatggaagctgttgttgtaagcaaattctatgagtggcaaatagtcatcccaactacccttgaaatcaagagtacaagccCGCAACATGTCTTCAAGCATCTGAATCGTCCGCTCTGCTTGAACATCgatttgtggatgaaaagttgtgctaagatttacttgcgtacccaaaccttgctgaaacttcttcaaaagttggctgtgaactgagcccctcggtctgaaatgattgagactggagttcCATGTAACCTGAATATTTCTTTGATATATAACTGAGCATATCGTTCCGTTGTGTCGGTAGATTTGACTGGTAGGAAGTGCGCTGACTTTGTGAGtcgatcaacaatcacccaaattgagtcaaacttgcgtGGAGTGCgtggtaaccctaccacaaaatccatgttgatcatctcccatttctacattggaatttctatgctttgagccaatccaccgggcctttggtgttcggcctttacttgctgacaattcagacaATTTGCCAAAAAGTCCGCCACATCTTtcttcatgttattccaccaataaatttccttgagatcatgatacatttttgtggaacctgggtgcacgaaatacctggaagtgtgagtttcttccatgatcctttcccgaagaccatcgatatcaggaacacataggcggtcttGGTACCGTTGGGTACTATCATTCATGCAAAAGGAAAAAGCTGTGGTTTTGTGTTTgagaatcccctctttcagttgtgctaacaacAGATCCACAAATTGCTTCTTTTTCACCTCTGCCACAAGCGATAATTCAAccctattctgcacaattacccctccttcattagagttcacaaggcgaactcccaaactagccaactggtgaacctccctggccaacggcCTCTGATGGACCTCCAAATGAGCTAAACTTCCCATGGATTTTCGACTAAGTGtatctgccacaacattagcctttcccgggtgatagagaatatcaatatcatagtccttgagtaactctagccatcctctttgcctcaaattcaactctttctacttgaaaatatattgaaggctcttatgatccgtaaatacatccatatggaccccatacaaataatgtcgccaaatctttagcgcaaacaccactgctgccagctctaagtcatgggttggatagttattctcatgattcttgagtttcctagaagcataggctataaccttgccgtgttgcattaacacacacccaagctTGACtcttgaagcatcgcaatacactacAAAACCCTCTGTACCCTCTAGCATGGCTAACACCGGTGTTGTTGTCAATGCTGActtcaattcttggaaactcttTTCACAAGCATTGGACCACTGGAATTTAACTGCTTTCtacgtcaatttagtcaatggagaggcaagagtagaaaacccctccacaaacctcctGTAGTACCCAGCCAAGCCTGCGAATCTcagttggagtggtaggtctaggccaattcttcactgctgcaatcttttgaggatcaaccataattccttccctggAAATGACATGGACCAAGAACGCGATAAAttcaagccagaattcacatttcaaaattttttcataaaattgatgttgctgaagagtctaCAAAACTGCCCTGAGATAGGcagcatggtcctcccgacttcgggaatacaaaaggatatcatcaataaacactatcacaaaggagtctagaaagggcttgaagactcgattcataagatccatgaaagttgtcggggcatttgttagcccaaaagacattaccataaattcaaagtgcccataccgagttctgaaggctgtttttggaatatcctgctcccttatcttcaatttatGGTACCCAGAccgcaagtcaatctttgagaaacatgtagcaccttgcaattgatcaaataagtcatctattcttggcagaggatatttgtttttgattgtgaccttgttgagttgccggtagtcaatacacatccgcagcaatccatctttctttcttacaaacaagaccggtgcTCCCCATGGCGACACACTCGGCTGGATGAAACCCTTctctagcaaatccttcaattgttcatTTAGCTTTTTCAATTCTGTTGGTGCCATTCtataaggtggaattgatataggttgCGTGCCTGGtatcacatcgatcccaaaatcaattTCCCTGTCCGGTGGAATCCCAGGGAGTTCATCTGGAAAGACGCCCgaaaattcattcacaactggtaCAGACTCAAGGCTAAGTGCCTCGACATTGGTGTCCGTGACCAAAACTagatgatagatacaccccttcttgatcatcttcgcagccttaaggtaggaaataaaccgacctctaggcactacattatctcccttccattcaataacgggctcattaggaaattcaagtCTAATGGTTCTAGTCCGACAATAAAGTTTGGCAAatcatgaataaagccaatccattcccattattacatcaaattCGACCATCCCTAACTCAATAAGATCAGACGCGGTATCCCTACCCCGTATCGTAACAACACATCCCCTATAAACCGGAGCAACTGTAATAGACTCACCAATTGGGGTAGACACCAAAAAGGGCTCATGAAGTTGATCCGGCTCTATCCCAAATcccatagcaacaaaaggggtaacataggacaaggtggaacaAGGGTCAATAAATGCATACGCATCATTagattggacagtcagaatacctataacaacatctggagaagcctctgcagtatggcgaccactcatagcataaAACCGGCTAGGTCCTCTTGAACTCTGCGCACCACCCCTAGCTACACCACGCCCTGCGGGTGCTGGGGTACCTCGAGCTGGGGAGAAGGCTGAAGATGTAGCAGTTGCCTGGCTGGATGACTTAGTTGTGCCCCTACCCACTACCTGGCAGGATGCACGACAATGTCTCTAaatatgacccctcatcccacatccatagcataTAGGTAACTCTATATAGCAAGTCCCTGAGTGCATCTTCCCGTACCTAGGGCACGGGGACCTCTGTTGCTGTTGGAGCCTCTCTCCTGACCAACCCCGCTAATGGGATCCCCTGCTGCCCTAACCGGGCCTGAAATGACTCCACTGCTGCTGGCTGGGCCCTAACGACGGCGCACTGGCTGAAGACTGTGCAATAGACTGGGAAggccctgatgatcctcccctgAAAGCTGATCTTCCCCTACCTAGTGGCTCTCCCATATTACCCGTAGACCGGGCCTTACTACTACCCTCTCTCTCTATTCTGTTCTTTAATTTAAGGTTCTTTGTGGCCTGAGCAAATgctaccatcttcccataattcatgtcgGAATTCAATGTAAccgtagaagcctcattaatggTC
This region includes:
- the LOC138875402 gene encoding uncharacterized protein translates to MIKKGCIYHLVLVTDTNVEALSLESVPVVNEFSGVFPDELPGIPPDREIDFGIDVIPGTQPISIPPYRMAPTELKKLNEQLKDLLEKGFIQPSVSPWGAPVLEGIMVDPQKIAAVKNWPRPTTPTEIRRLGWVLQEKAVKFQWSNACEKSFQELKSALTTTPVLAMLEDTLSRKSMGSLAHLEVHQRPLAREVHQLASLGVRLVNSNEGGVIVQNRVELSLVAEVKKKQFVDLLLAQLKEGILKHKTTAFSFCMNDSTQRYQDRLCVPDIDGLRERIMEETHTSRPRGSVHSQLLKKFQQGLGTQVNLSTTFHPQIDVQAERTIQMLEDMLRACTLDFKGSWDDYLPLIEFAYNNSFHASIQMAPFEALHGRRCRSPIGWFEVGETELIGLDLVHQDMEKVKIIKERLKTAQSRQKSYSDVRRRDLEFKEDDWVFLKVSPMKNIMRFGKKGKLSPRKVVGDPSTIVPVETMEVNEELSYEEVPVAILDRQVRKLRNKEIASVKVLWRNQQVEEATWEAEDEMKRKHPHFF